One window of Triticum dicoccoides isolate Atlit2015 ecotype Zavitan chromosome 5A, WEW_v2.0, whole genome shotgun sequence genomic DNA carries:
- the LOC119302576 gene encoding cytochrome P450 71A1-like, with amino-acid sequence MSPYAVLAAVLLAFCYAVWKARGGGGSSRLPPSPPSRPLLGHLHLLGRLPHRSLRELHARYGTDGGLLLLQLGRRRTLVVSTAAAAADLYKNHDLAFASRVPSAPVDKLTYGSINVSFSPYGDAWRRSKKMAVVHLLSPRRVDSFAPVRAVEVAALVAGARRAAEAGEIVELRELLCAYSNAVVTRATTGAAGATAEKLKKLLGNSAAFLSGLQAEDVLPGAAAKVVRWATGLEKRLDAELQLWDKFLSETIAEHLEKKKCDGRAGEEDFLDVLLRLREEGTAGLELTDDRIKSIIKDIIAAGTDTSSVTLEWAMAELVGNPRAMAKLQDEISRATEGKPSIEEDDLRRMEYLRAVLKEVLRLHPVAPLLVPHQSTTMAVVQGYEIPAETALFVNAWAIGRDPAAWGATAEEFQPERFLGGGGAEGVDLRGNDYQLLPFGAGRRLCPGIGFAMPVLEMALSSLVRHFDWELPAGARLDMSEAPGLTTPPLAPLRLAPKCRGQQ; translated from the exons ATGTCTCCGTACGCCGTCCTCGCCGCCGTGCTTCTCGCCTTCTGCTACGCCGTCTGGAAggctcgaggcggcggcggcagcagcaggctCCCGCCCTCGCCGCCGTCGCGTCCGCTGCTCGGCCACCTCCACCTCCTGGGCCGGCTGCCGCACCGCTCCTTGCGCGAGCTGCACGCTCGGTACGGCACCGATGGCGGCCTCCTGCTCTTGCAGCTCGGGCGCAGGCGCACGCTGGTGGTGTCCACGGCGGCCGCCGCGGCGGACCTGTACAAGAACCACGACCTCGCCTTCGCCTCCCGCGTGCCCAGCGCGCCGGTGGACAAGCTCACGTACGGCTCCATCAACGTCTCCTTCTCGCCCTACGGCGACGCCTGGCGCCGCAGCAAGAAGATGGCCGTCGTCCACCTCCTCTCCCCGCGCCGCGTCGACTCGTTCGCCCCCGTGCGCGCCGTTGAGGTGGCCGCGCTCGTCGCCGGGGCACGCCGCGCCGCGGAGGCGGGGGAGATCGTGGAGCTGAGGGAGCTCCTCTGCGCCTACAGCAACGCGGTGGTTACCCGCGCGACGACCGGAGCCGCAGGGGCCACGGCGGAGAAGCTAAAAAAGCTTTTGGGTAACTCCGCAGCGTTCTTGTCGGGGCTCCAGGCGGAAGACGTGCTCCCCGGCGCGGCGGCGAAGGTTGTTAGGTGGGCGACGGGGCTCGAGAAGAGGCTGGACGCAGAGCTCCAACTGTGGGACAAGTTCCTATCGGAGACAATCGCCGAGCACCTTGAGAAGAAGAAGTGTGACGGGAGGGCAGGGGAGGAGGACTTCCTGGACGTCCTGCTTCGGCTGAGGGAAGAAGGCACCGCCGGACTCGAGCTCACCGACGATCGCATCAAAAGCATCATCAAG GACATAATAGCCGCCGGAACAGACACATCGTCCGTCACGCTGGAATGGGCCATGGCGGAGCTGGTCGGGAACCCACGGGCAATGGCCAAGCTGCAGGACGAGATAAGCCGAGCCACCGAAGGCAAACCGAGCATCGAGGAAGACGACCTGAGAAGGATGGAGTACCTGAGGGCCGTGCTGAAGGAGGTGCTCCGGCTACACCCGGTGGCACCGCTCCTCGTCCCGCACCAATCGACCACGATGGCGGTCGTGCAGGGCTACGAGATCCCGGCCGAGACGGCGCTCTTCGTCAACGCCTGGGCGATCGGAAGGGACCCGGCGGCGTGGGGAGCGACGGCGGAGGAGTTCCAGCCGGAGCGGttcctgggcggcggcggcgctgaggGCGTGGACCTACGGGGGAACGACTACCAGCTCCTCCCGTTCGGCGCGGGTCGGCGGCTCTGCCCCGGCATCGGCTTCGCGATGCCGGTGCTGGAGATGGCGCTCTCCAGCCTCGTGCGCCACTTCGACTGGGAACTCCCCGCCGGGGCGCGCCTGGACATGAGTGAGGCGCCCGGGCTGACCACGCCGCCGCTGGCTCCGCTGCGACTCGCCCCCAAGTGCAGGGGGCAGCAGTAG